The genomic segment GCCACGAAAACAGGCTGCAACTGCGCAATTCTTTGAGCCTTAGTGAAACTGAAACTCAACAATTATTGGAGTCCGGTGCGCCGTATACAATTCGGATAAAGGTTCCTACAGATGAGACGGTCACGTTTACCGATATGATCCGTGGGAAAGTGGCTTTTGATACCAATCTGGTTGACGATAAGGTACTGCTCAAAGCAGACGGCATGCCCACCTACCATCTGGCGGTCGTGGTGGATGACAAGGCTATGGAGATATCTCATGTCTTCCGTGGTGAAGAATGGTTGCCCTCGGCTCCGATCCATATATTATTATGGGAGTACCTGGGCTGGGGAGACAGCATGCCTGCATGGGCTCATTTGCCATTGATCCTCAAACCGGATGGAAATGGGAAATTGAGTAAGCGTGACGGCGACCGTCTGGGATTCCCGGTCTATGCCATGAACTGGACGGATCCTAAATCTGGGGACACCACCAAAGGATTTCGTGAAATGGGGTTCATGGCCGCGGCATTTGTCAATATGTTGGGGGTGCTGGGCTGGAACGATGGTACAGAACAGGAGCTGTTCTCGCTCGACGAGCTGATACAGAAATTCAGTGTAGACCGTATCAGCAAGGCTGGGGCGAAGTTTGATTTTGAAAAGGCAAAATGGTTTAATCACGAATGGATCAAGCGTTCTTCAGGCGAAAGCCTGCTGCCGCAGGTCAAAGAGGTGTTGGCCCATCATCAGGTTGACGCCGAAGAAGGCTATATTGGACGTGTGCTGGATGCCATTAAGGAGCGTCTGACCTTTGTGGAAGATTTTTGGGCACAGGCTTCTTTCTTTTTCGTGCAGCCAGCTGAATATGATCTGAATGCCGTGAAGCCAAAATGGTCTGCGGAGAAAACAGCATTTTTTGAAAATATCATTCCGTCATTTGAAAATTTTGGCAATTGGGAAGCACCTGCTCTGGAAGCTTTCTTCAAAGATGCCATTCAGGCTTCGGGTATGAAAATTGGCGAATTAATGATGCCGTTCCGGATTATGCTGGTGGGCGGTAAATTTGGTCCTGATGTATTCCAGATCGTCGAGTTATTGGGGCAGCAGGAAGTGGTGGCCCGCATCCGAAAAGCACTTGTTGAATTTGGAGCTTAAGCTACCTCATCATATATCTTATCGGAAGGCTGTTGCAAACTGAAATGCAACAGCCTTCTTTTATAAATAGGGCAGCCGCAGCCGCATGAAAAGTGTTTTAACAGGGCCAAGCAGAAAAATCGTACAGGTAACCGCTGCCCCTAATATGCCCAGATAAGTAAATATCTCCATATTGCTGAGCAAAGAAGCTTGCTGGCTTACGGTAGCGCCCAGTTTTTTCGTGGCCAGAAGCCTGGCAAGGTTGTCACCATAAGTACCGCTATAGTTGAGCACCAGCGTTTCCCAATAGGATCCGATGATCGGGTTGCTGCTGTTCAGCGTCTGTTCGAGCTGCACGAAATGTTTTTGATTGAAGGTATAACTGAGGTTTTGAATCAGTGCGAAACCCATATTTGTGCTCCAAAACCGCACAGTTGTGCCCATCAGTCCTGCATTGCCGACGTGATGTGAAGCGACACCTGTCAAAATATAGATGACAAGGGGCGTAAAAAGCCAACCTTGTCCTACCCCTTGGATGAATAGGGGAAGGCCTACGGTCGTCATTGTGGTGTCGGGATAGCATGCGGGAACAAACAGAAAACAGGAAGCTGTCAGCAGCAGGAAACCCGGTCCAAAAATATATTTTGGGCTAACGTCTTTTAGCAACAGCAGGCCCGAACTGCCGACCCCTATGATCGTGCCGGCGACATTGATATATTGAATATCAACGACGTAATGCCACGGCCATTTCCAGACGGAGGCCATCACCGTATACACATTATTGAGGCCGCTACGAATGATATAAAAAAGGGCGAAGAGCAGGGTACCA from the Sphingobacterium thalpophilum genome contains:
- the gltX gene encoding glutamate--tRNA ligase; the protein is MSSERKVRVRFAPSPTGGLHLGGVRTALFNFLYARQHQGDFILRVEDTDQTRFVPGAEEYINECLAWCGLTPDESPSKGGKYGPYRQSERKPAYRQYAEQLVAGGYAYYAFDTAAELEEQRKLQPNFRYSHENRLQLRNSLSLSETETQQLLESGAPYTIRIKVPTDETVTFTDMIRGKVAFDTNLVDDKVLLKADGMPTYHLAVVVDDKAMEISHVFRGEEWLPSAPIHILLWEYLGWGDSMPAWAHLPLILKPDGNGKLSKRDGDRLGFPVYAMNWTDPKSGDTTKGFREMGFMAAAFVNMLGVLGWNDGTEQELFSLDELIQKFSVDRISKAGAKFDFEKAKWFNHEWIKRSSGESLLPQVKEVLAHHQVDAEEGYIGRVLDAIKERLTFVEDFWAQASFFFVQPAEYDLNAVKPKWSAEKTAFFENIIPSFENFGNWEAPALEAFFKDAIQASGMKIGELMMPFRIMLVGGKFGPDVFQIVELLGQQEVVARIRKALVEFGA